CAAGCTGGACCTGCCGCGCCGCATGCAGATCGAGTTCTCGCGGATCATCCAGGCCAAGACCGACGCCGAGGGCGGCGAGGTCACGCCGAAGGCGATCTGGGACGTGTTCGCCGACGAGTACCTGCCCAACCCCGAGAACCCGTGGGGCCGCATCCAGCTGCGCTCGGGCTCGACGGCCACCGACAAGGACGGTACGGACACACTGACCGTCGAGGCGGTCGTGGACGGCGTGGAAGCGGTCCTGACCGGCACCGGCAACGGCCCGATCTCGGCCTTCTTCGACGCCCTGGCCGGCATCGGCGTCGACGCCCGCCTGCTGGACTACACCGAGCACACGATGAGCGAGGGCGCCTCCGCCGTGGCCGCCTCGTACATCGAGTGCGTGATCGACGGCCGCGTCCTGTGGGGCATCGGCATCGACGCCAACACCACCCGCGCCTCCCTGAAGGCGGTCATCTCCGCCGTCAACCGCGCGGGCCGCTGACCGTTCGCACGTGAACCCCGCCCCTCCCTGCGGAGGGGCGGGGTTGCGTCGTTCCCGGATTCAGCGGGCCAGGTAGCCGCCGTCCACCGGCAGGATCGCGCCCGTCACGAACGAGGCCGCGTCGGAGGCCAGGAAGGCGATGACCCGGGCCACCTCCTCCGGCTCGCCGAGCCGGCCCATCGGATGGGCCGCGGAGACCTCCGCCAGGTACTCGGGGCCGCCCGGCTCGTCCTTGAGCGCCAGCACCCGCTCCGTACGGATGGTGCCGGGGGCCACCGCGTTGACCCGGATCCCGTGCGCCGCCCACTCCACCGCCAGGTGCTTGGTCAGCCCCGACGCCACGAACTTCGCCGGCCCGTACGCCGCCTGCCGGGCCTGCCCGGCCACCCCCGACACCGAGGACACGCAGACCAGCGCCCCGCCGGGGTCCGGCTGCGCCAGCATCGCCTCGATGGCGTACTTGCAGGTCAGGAACATCCCCCGACCGTCGATCGCCATGACCCGGTCCCAGTCGTCCGGGCCGGTCTCCCGTACATCCGAAAGAGGGAGCACTCCGGCGTTCGCCACGGCGACGTCGAGCCGTCCGTACGCCCCGAGCGCGGCCTCGACCATCGCGCGGTTGGCCTCCGGATCGGCGACGTCACCGGCCACGGTCGTGATGTCGTACCCCTCGGCGGCCAGTTCCGTACGCAGTTCCCCGACGCCGGGGCCATTGATGTCAGCCGCGGTCACGAGGGCGCCGGAGCGGGCCAGCAGCCGGGCGGTGGCCCGGCCGATCCCGCTCGCCGCGCCCGTGACCAGACAGGATTTGTTGTTCACGCGGGCGAGCGTAGGCAAAACGCGACGTCCGCGGGCGCAGCGGCAGGGATGCAGACCGGCCAACTGCGGGCGGCGGGACATGTTGTCTTGTCACACGACTGACGCATCCTCACCGATGTGGCTAACATCACGCCAACCCGGCGAAGCTGCCTGGGGTTCCCGCCCGTGCCCGCAGGGCCACGGGGGAGTGACGGAGGTGCGACGTGCTGCCAGTTCGGGGTGGGGACGGCCGGAAGCTGACGGTCTGGGGCATCCGTACCACCTGGAGCACCGTGGGCGACGGGGAGTTCTTCTGCCCCGACTGCGGTGGCGACCGCAACTACCGCAGGCGCACCGGGCGCCGCCGGTTCACGGTCCTCGGCGTCCCGCTGCTGCCGCGCGGAGCGGCCGGGCCCGTCATCGAGTGCCAGGGCTGCCGCGAGCGCTTCGAGACCGAGGTCCTCGACCACCTGACCACCACCCGCTTCTCGGCGCTCCTGCGCGACGCCGCGCACACCGTGACGCTCGCCGTCCTCGCGGCGGGCGGAACCGCCTCGCGCGGCGCTCTGGAGGCCGCCGTGTCGGCCGTACGGGCGGCGGGCTTCCAGGACTGCACGGAGGAGCAGCTGGAGTCCCTGGTGGAGGCGCTCGCCACCGACGAGGGCCGGCTCGGTCTGTACGACGGCCCCGAATGCTGCGGCGCCGCGCTGGCGATAGAGCTCCACGAGGCGCTGGAACCGCTGGCTCCGCACCTGGCCGCGCCCGGGCGCGAATCGATCCTGCTGCAGGG
The Streptomyces sp. NBC_01296 DNA segment above includes these coding regions:
- a CDS encoding TerB family tellurite resistance protein; amino-acid sequence: MLPVRGGDGRKLTVWGIRTTWSTVGDGEFFCPDCGGDRNYRRRTGRRRFTVLGVPLLPRGAAGPVIECQGCRERFETEVLDHLTTTRFSALLRDAAHTVTLAVLAAGGTASRGALEAAVSAVRAAGFQDCTEEQLESLVEALATDEGRLGLYDGPECCGAALAIELHEALEPLAPHLAAPGRESILLQGARIALADGPYTPAEREVLATVGAALRMASDDVTRLLSAVRAP
- a CDS encoding SDR family NAD(P)-dependent oxidoreductase; translated protein: MNNKSCLVTGAASGIGRATARLLARSGALVTAADINGPGVGELRTELAAEGYDITTVAGDVADPEANRAMVEAALGAYGRLDVAVANAGVLPLSDVRETGPDDWDRVMAIDGRGMFLTCKYAIEAMLAQPDPGGALVCVSSVSGVAGQARQAAYGPAKFVASGLTKHLAVEWAAHGIRVNAVAPGTIRTERVLALKDEPGGPEYLAEVSAAHPMGRLGEPEEVARVIAFLASDAASFVTGAILPVDGGYLAR